One window of Nymphaea colorata isolate Beijing-Zhang1983 chromosome 11, ASM883128v2, whole genome shotgun sequence genomic DNA carries:
- the LOC116264337 gene encoding uncharacterized protein LOC116264337, which produces MSMSTSGIQGHQLQITVVACYNLRDTEWISRQDPYVCIKYANATYSTRTCVDGNRNPTFGETFNITLVEGYQKLSVSVWNKNVLMPNYLIGTGKIPLDNALLNGHDDTAWPLQYKSQRHAGEIRLTMRYHGPNVSTNSCIILLISLQLPAILKFSVVHRAQVGYLRRSASCLPSPDCAPNFRPRDEYPPPPHPASYPPPPHPAPYPPPVYHPPPSPYNNPAAYRPSSSYPDYIASQLYDCASFLNIFQLGAQLHKSRV; this is translated from the exons TTGTTGCTTGCTACAATCTAAGAGATACAGAATGGATCTCCAGGCAAGATCCTTATGTATGCATTAAATATGCTAATGCCACGTACAGCACCAGGACTTGTGTAG ATGGAAACAGAAACCCAACGTTTGGAGAGACATTCAACATTACCCTCGTTGAAGGGTATCAAAAACTGAGTGTTTCAGTCTGGAACAAGAATGTGTTGATGCCAAACTATCTTATTGGTACTGGCAA GATTCCGCTTGACAATGCTCTTCTCAATGGACATGATGATACCGCATGGCCACTGCAATACAAAAGCCAGAG ACATGCAGGAGAAATCAGGCTAACAATGAGATACCATGGACCTAATGTAAGTACAAATTCATGCATCATCTTGTTAATTAGTCTCCAGCTTCCAGCAATACTCAAATTTAGTGTCGTCCATCGCGCGCAGGTGGGGTATCTAAGAAGATCAGCTTCTTGTTTGCCTTCTCCTGATTGTGCACCTAATTTTCGACCTCGTGATGAATACCCACCTCCCCCTCATCCTGCTTCATATCCACCTCCCCCTCATCCTGCTCCATATCCACCCCCAGTATATCATCCTCCACCTTCACCATATAACAATCCCGCAGCCTACCGGCCATCCTCATCGTATCCTG ATTATATTGCGTCTCAACTTTATGACTGTGCTTCTTTCCTGAACATATTCCAACTTGGGGCTCAGCTTCATAAATCTCGAGTTTGA